The Cloacibacillus sp. genome contains a region encoding:
- a CDS encoding HIT family protein gives MECIFCRLKDYVLENELAYAVFDVMPVNEGHMLIIPKRHVQNYFDVTLQEEAAMHELLRRGKELLDEKYHPDGYNFGVNCNECAGQSVMHVHMHLIPRYKGDTESPLGGVRGVIPEKMAYIKK, from the coding sequence ATGGAATGCATCTTCTGCAGGCTCAAGGATTATGTTCTGGAAAATGAGCTCGCTTACGCGGTATTCGACGTAATGCCGGTAAACGAAGGTCATATGCTTATCATCCCTAAGAGGCACGTGCAAAACTATTTCGACGTCACTCTCCAGGAGGAGGCGGCGATGCACGAGCTGCTTCGCAGGGGAAAAGAGCTGCTTGATGAAAAATATCACCCCGACGGATATAACTTCGGGGTAAACTGCAACGAATGCGCGGGGCAGTCGGTGATGCACGTCCATATGCACCTGATACCGCGCTACAAGGGCGACACAGAGTCGCCGCTTGGCGGCGTCCGTGGTGTCATCCCCGAAAAGATGGCCTATATAAAGAAATAA
- a CDS encoding LCP family protein → MRRSRTIILIIICGLVAIFGGAGLRFYFAWHTSQADILKAFENESQKKENDSYAALLKEQGRFNILVMGEDNVEGSRRSDTILFVTIDIDDKNMRVISLPRDTRVQIPHHGTQKLNHAFAYGGPDLLKATVEKYLGLPILYYVVIDYDSFPEFVDMVGGVEMDVQKRMRYVDRAGGLDINIQPGWQLLDGKTALKYVRFRKDALGDIGRIQRQQQFIKALVKKAYDPRVLIKFPELAAQAMKIFKTDMSPTLAVQLAGFVQNELGRERMFFSMLPGEPAMIDRLSYWLGDVKAANAFLNAPVEALVSGDVTEGSGRNAKQVHFSTAGDNISASEDAKDNGQLGTSAARSGDKKDEMSKDELMTLIKSMPESVAVLNGTGKAGVSAEISTRLQQLGVDVIHSGNAKHFDYQHCNIVYPTNASEKVKTTARQLGTLLKIPKNLVRPSQQAFYASIIAGHDYKKLTILLDNMLKISNQ, encoded by the coding sequence TTGAGACGTTCAAGAACTATTATTTTAATAATAATTTGCGGACTTGTTGCCATCTTCGGCGGCGCCGGGCTGCGGTTCTATTTTGCGTGGCACACATCGCAGGCCGACATACTCAAGGCGTTTGAAAACGAAAGCCAGAAGAAGGAGAATGACAGTTACGCCGCGCTGCTGAAAGAGCAGGGGAGGTTCAACATCCTCGTTATGGGCGAAGACAATGTTGAGGGGTCGCGGCGCTCCGACACGATTCTCTTCGTCACTATCGATATCGACGACAAGAATATGCGCGTAATCTCGCTGCCGCGCGATACCCGCGTGCAGATTCCGCACCACGGCACGCAGAAGCTTAATCACGCCTTCGCCTACGGCGGCCCCGACCTGCTAAAGGCGACGGTCGAGAAATATCTCGGCCTGCCGATACTCTACTACGTCGTCATCGATTACGACAGCTTCCCCGAGTTTGTAGACATGGTCGGCGGGGTAGAGATGGACGTCCAGAAGAGGATGCGTTATGTCGACAGGGCCGGCGGTCTCGATATAAATATTCAGCCGGGATGGCAGCTTCTTGATGGAAAAACTGCCCTAAAATATGTACGCTTCAGGAAAGACGCCCTCGGCGACATCGGCCGTATACAGCGCCAGCAGCAGTTTATCAAAGCGCTCGTTAAGAAGGCCTACGACCCGCGCGTTTTGATCAAGTTCCCTGAGCTAGCGGCCCAGGCGATGAAGATATTCAAGACGGACATGTCTCCGACCCTTGCCGTACAGCTTGCTGGCTTTGTACAGAACGAGCTTGGCCGCGAACGGATGTTTTTCTCCATGCTGCCGGGAGAACCGGCGATGATCGACCGCCTGAGCTATTGGCTCGGTGACGTCAAGGCGGCAAACGCCTTCCTCAACGCTCCTGTGGAGGCGCTGGTATCCGGCGACGTTACGGAGGGCAGCGGCAGAAATGCGAAGCAGGTGCACTTCTCGACCGCTGGAGACAATATCTCAGCCTCTGAGGACGCCAAAGATAACGGGCAGCTTGGTACTTCGGCGGCTCGGAGCGGCGATAAAAAGGATGAAATGAGCAAAGATGAGCTCATGACCCTGATAAAGTCGATGCCTGAGTCGGTGGCGGTCCTCAACGGAACAGGCAAGGCCGGTGTGAGCGCCGAGATATCGACACGCCTGCAGCAGCTCGGCGTCGACGTGATCCATTCCGGCAACGCGAAACATTTCGACTATCAGCACTGCAACATCGTCTATCCGACCAACGCCAGCGAGAAGGTCAAGACGACGGCGCGCCAGCTCGGCACGCTTCTTAAGATCCCCAAGAACCTCGTGCGCCCGAGCCAGCAGGCCTTTTACGCCTCGATAATTGCGGGACATGACTATAAGAAACTGACAATATTATTGGATAATATGCTGAAGATCAGCAATCAGTAA
- the rsfS gene encoding ribosome silencing factor, with translation MTEKNEDFCAPYMPLVEALLDKHAAEVSVHNLSEISGFADVFIVAIARSELNARTLKDTACDMLDEMGTKYRVEGENSTRWTLIDAGDLIVNILSREGRDFYRLDSLWGDAPTKKFTDQDED, from the coding sequence ATGACGGAAAAAAATGAAGATTTCTGCGCGCCGTACATGCCTTTGGTAGAGGCGCTGCTTGATAAACACGCGGCGGAGGTCAGCGTACACAACCTGAGCGAGATATCAGGCTTCGCGGATGTGTTTATCGTAGCTATCGCCCGTTCTGAGCTGAACGCAAGGACGCTGAAAGATACCGCCTGCGACATGCTCGATGAGATGGGGACAAAGTACCGCGTCGAGGGTGAAAACAGTACCAGATGGACGCTGATCGACGCGGGAGACCTTATCGTGAATATCCTGAGCCGTGAGGGACGCGACTTTTACAGACTCGATTCACTGTGGGGCGACGCTCCGACGAAGAAATTCACCGATCAGGACGAAGATTAG